In Thermodesulfovibrionales bacterium, the following proteins share a genomic window:
- a CDS encoding AMP-binding protein, with amino-acid sequence MTREDFGSYEDFLGNFAVNVPEDFNFSYDVVDETARLSPHKTALVWCDDKGGEAIFTFGQLKGFSDRAANFFRDCGVRKGDPVMLILKRRYEFWFCLLALHKLGAIGIPATHLLTTKDITYRNNAADVTMIVSVAEPEVIEHVEESEKQSPSLRKKVLVGGSREGWLDFDEGIEKASETFVRPAGSDAASNDDISLLYFTSGTTGMPKMVRHDFTYPLGHILTAKYWQNVREDGLHFTVADTGWAKAAWGKLYGQWICGTAVFVYDFDKFSAKNILDALVKYEVTSFCAPPTVYRFIIKEDLSIYRLQKLEHCVVAGEPLNPEVYSQFLKATGIKLREGYGQTEMTVAIGTFPWTEPKPGSMGRPSPGYDIDLIDESGNPCEAGEEGQIVLRTDKRKPVGMYGGYYRDEQLTREVWHNGIYFTGDMAWRDEDGYYWFVGRADDVIKSSGYRIGPFEVESALLEHPTVLECAVTGVTDPDRGQIVKATVVLTKGYAAGEDLIKELQEHVKKVTAPYKYPRVIEFVPELPKTISGKIRRVEIRERDKH; translated from the coding sequence ATTTTAATTTTTCCTATGACGTTGTTGACGAAACCGCCCGCCTCTCGCCTCACAAGACCGCCCTGGTATGGTGTGATGATAAGGGAGGTGAGGCGATCTTCACCTTCGGACAATTGAAAGGCTTCAGCGACAGGGCCGCGAATTTTTTCAGGGACTGCGGAGTTCGAAAGGGCGATCCCGTCATGCTCATTCTGAAGAGGCGTTACGAATTCTGGTTTTGCCTCCTCGCGCTTCACAAACTCGGCGCCATCGGCATACCGGCGACGCATCTCCTCACGACAAAGGACATCACCTACAGGAATAACGCGGCGGATGTCACAATGATCGTCTCAGTAGCGGAACCTGAAGTGATAGAACATGTGGAAGAATCGGAGAAGCAGTCCCCGTCCCTCCGGAAGAAGGTCCTTGTCGGTGGCAGCCGCGAAGGATGGCTCGACTTTGATGAAGGAATCGAAAAGGCCTCCGAAACGTTCGTGAGACCTGCCGGAAGCGATGCTGCAAGCAATGACGACATCTCCCTCCTCTATTTCACTTCCGGCACGACGGGAATGCCGAAGATGGTCCGGCATGATTTTACCTACCCCCTGGGGCACATCCTTACCGCAAAATACTGGCAGAACGTGCGGGAAGACGGCCTCCACTTCACCGTTGCCGACACCGGTTGGGCAAAGGCGGCATGGGGCAAGCTCTATGGACAGTGGATCTGCGGCACAGCGGTATTCGTCTACGACTTTGACAAGTTCAGCGCCAAGAACATCCTCGATGCACTCGTAAAGTACGAAGTAACTTCGTTTTGCGCTCCTCCCACGGTTTACCGGTTCATCATTAAGGAAGACCTCTCGATATACCGTCTCCAAAAATTGGAGCATTGCGTTGTCGCCGGTGAACCTCTCAATCCTGAGGTCTACAGCCAGTTTCTCAAGGCAACGGGAATCAAGCTCAGGGAGGGCTACGGCCAGACCGAGATGACCGTTGCGATCGGCACGTTTCCCTGGACGGAGCCGAAACCGGGCTCGATGGGCAGGCCATCTCCTGGTTATGACATAGATTTGATCGACGAAAGCGGCAATCCGTGCGAGGCAGGTGAAGAGGGCCAGATAGTCCTCCGAACCGACAAGAGAAAGCCGGTCGGGATGTATGGAGGATACTATCGCGATGAGCAGCTCACCCGAGAGGTATGGCATAACGGAATATACTTCACCGGGGATATGGCATGGCGGGATGAAGACGGCTACTACTGGTTCGTCGGCAGGGCCGACGACGTCATAAAGAGTTCCGGGTACAGGATCGGGCCTTTCGAAGTCGAAAGCGCCTTACTCGAACACCCCACCGTCCTCGAATGCGCTGTAACGGGTGTAACGGACCCTGACAGGGGGCAGATCGTCAAGGCAACGGTGGTTTTGACCAAGGGGTATGCAGCAGGTGAAGATCTCATAAAGGAGCTGCAGGAGCATGTGAAGAAAGTGACCGCTCCTTACAAATACCCCAGGGTGATCGAATTCGTCCCGGAACTCCCGAAAACGATAAGCGGAAAAATACGGAGGGTCGAGATACGGGAAAGAGATAAGCACTGA